One window of the Archangium primigenium genome contains the following:
- a CDS encoding zinc metalloprotease, with protein MSRSFVSKNGRFAMVVGALVSLGGCAQQAPESKEPVEPPQETAMGAADDARGCATRRMSVEEQAQVDADIADRRFAMRAAGSVNIPVYFHVINKGTGVSNGDITSTMIANQMSVLNAAYKNTPFYFTLAATDRTTNSTWFTAQPGSSAESAMKKALRKGTKSTLNFYTNGMGGGLLGWATFPSDYASNPLMDGVVVLHSSLPGGSSAPFNLGDTGTHEVGHWVGLYHTFQGGCTGGDSVSDTPAEASPASGCPTGRDTCSTSGLDPINNFMDYSDDACMNTFTAGQIARMDAAGR; from the coding sequence CCCGGAGAGCAAGGAGCCAGTGGAGCCGCCGCAGGAGACGGCGATGGGCGCCGCGGATGACGCGCGCGGCTGTGCGACGCGCCGCATGAGCGTCGAGGAGCAGGCCCAGGTGGACGCGGACATCGCCGACCGTCGCTTCGCGATGCGCGCGGCGGGCTCGGTGAACATCCCCGTCTACTTCCACGTGATCAACAAGGGCACGGGCGTGTCCAACGGTGACATCACCTCGACGATGATCGCCAACCAGATGAGCGTGCTCAACGCGGCGTACAAGAACACGCCCTTCTACTTCACGCTGGCGGCCACGGACCGCACCACCAACTCCACCTGGTTCACCGCGCAGCCGGGCTCGTCCGCCGAGAGCGCGATGAAGAAGGCGCTGCGCAAGGGCACCAAGAGCACGCTCAACTTCTACACCAACGGCATGGGCGGCGGTCTGCTCGGCTGGGCGACCTTCCCCTCGGACTACGCGTCCAACCCGCTGATGGACGGCGTGGTGGTGCTGCACAGCTCGCTGCCCGGCGGCTCCTCGGCCCCCTTCAACCTGGGCGACACGGGCACCCACGAGGTCGGCCACTGGGTCGGCCTGTACCACACGTTCCAGGGCGGCTGCACCGGCGGCGACAGCGTGAGCGACACCCCCGCCGAGGCCTCGCCGGCCTCCGGTTGCCCCACGGGCCGCGACACCTGCTCCACCTCGGGCCTGGATCCCATCAACAACTTCATGGACTACAGCGACGACGCCTGCATGAACACGTTCACCGCCGGGCAGATCGCCCGCATGGACGCCGCGGGCCGCTAG
- a CDS encoding GNAT family N-acetyltransferase codes for MTNAELHARLRLNLLELKRLQWRTGSLVAWDAPGVLAVGLPAGSPSMQQQVLYAWPEALAPALADVEAWYLARGVRTWRVAVTPGDTAAEHALGAAGYQPHGAIGAMGRALPPHAPVCPPEGITLERPDDLDALLTLNAGCYEPGSMDYLATWRRAPLPASGVHAVLARESGQPLACAMSFEHAGCAGLYMVATHPRARRRGLGALVVQALQEDARARGCTHGVLQSSPDGASLYPRLGYRDLGDWVNWVRRVP; via the coding sequence ATGACGAACGCTGAACTCCACGCGCGCTTGCGCCTCAATCTGCTGGAGCTCAAGCGCCTGCAGTGGCGCACGGGTTCACTCGTGGCCTGGGACGCGCCGGGCGTGCTCGCCGTGGGACTTCCGGCGGGAAGCCCCTCGATGCAACAGCAGGTGCTCTACGCCTGGCCCGAGGCGCTCGCCCCCGCGCTCGCCGACGTGGAGGCGTGGTACCTCGCACGAGGGGTGCGCACCTGGCGCGTCGCGGTGACTCCCGGTGACACCGCCGCCGAGCATGCCCTGGGGGCCGCGGGCTACCAGCCCCACGGGGCCATCGGCGCCATGGGCCGCGCGCTCCCGCCGCACGCGCCCGTGTGTCCGCCCGAGGGCATCACCCTGGAGCGTCCGGACGACCTGGACGCCCTGCTGACGCTCAACGCCGGGTGCTACGAGCCCGGGAGCATGGACTACCTGGCCACCTGGCGCCGCGCGCCGCTGCCAGCGTCCGGGGTGCATGCGGTGCTGGCACGAGAAAGCGGACAGCCACTCGCTTGCGCCATGTCGTTCGAGCACGCGGGCTGCGCGGGCCTGTACATGGTCGCCACGCATCCGCGCGCACGCCGCCGGGGGCTCGGGGCCCTGGTCGTCCAGGCGCTGCAGGAGGACGCCCGCGCGCGGGGTTGCACCCACGGCGTGCTCCAGTCCTCGCCGGACGGCGCGAGCCTCTACCCGCGCCTGGGCTACCGGGACCTGGGCGACTGGGTGAACTGGGTGCGCCGCGTGCCCTGA
- the gyrB gene encoding DNA topoisomerase (ATP-hydrolyzing) subunit B has product MENLPQPGAAAPDAPRDYDAGAITKLEGLEAVRKRPGMYIGDTVAYGLHKLVYEVVDNSVDEALAGHCTEIEVIIHVDGSLSVQDNGRGIPVGPHPDPKFKGKDTLEVVLTELHAGSKFGNGAYKVSGGLHGVGVTCVNFLSEWFKVRVQRAGKVYEHTYGRGVPQHPVQCVGETDKRGTMIAFKPDPTVMEMVDFNFDTLSQRMRELAFLNAGLRIIIRDMRIGKEHDFKFEGGIVSFVEYINKAKEMLHDKPIHFSTEREGLALEIAMQWNDGYDERIFTFANNINTHEGGSHLSGFKSALTRTLNSYAEKSGVWKDLKETPTGEDAREGLSAVISVKLSNPQFEGQTKTKLGNSEVKGLVEQMVNDQLATFLEENPLVAKKIVMKIGDATRARIAARKARETVRRKGILDGGSLPGKLADCQSRNPEESELYIVEGDSAGGSAKQGRDRRNQAILPLRGKILNVEKARFEKMLTSAEIVTLITALGTGIGREDYDPTKARYHRIILMTDADVDGSHIRTLLLTFFYRQMPELIQNGYLYIAQPPLYKVTRNKKDMYVKDQRGLDEYLLRIASDHSRVVTAGAELGGQELRVLLEKVLAYEERLEKLASRRDARVVDALVQGCALNVGTLSDEAALGEQVERMRAYLKLRMPDALGRMETSLVEDPETQTKKLLVRTDVNGGLRQSVFDHAFLSSPEYQELVGLRDAFSALGPAPYRVKVGDEEVRALTVQEVLAVVRKDAQKGLAMQRYKGLGEMNPEQLWDTTMNPTTRTLLQVRVEDAVESDEIFSLLMGEAVEPRREFIERNALDVQNLDI; this is encoded by the coding sequence ATGGAAAACCTCCCCCAGCCCGGCGCCGCCGCACCGGACGCGCCCCGGGATTACGACGCGGGCGCCATCACCAAGCTCGAGGGCCTGGAAGCCGTCCGCAAGCGTCCCGGCATGTACATCGGTGACACCGTCGCCTACGGCCTGCACAAGCTCGTCTACGAGGTCGTGGACAACTCCGTGGACGAGGCCCTGGCCGGCCACTGCACGGAGATCGAGGTCATCATCCACGTGGACGGCTCGCTGTCCGTGCAGGACAACGGCCGCGGCATCCCGGTGGGGCCGCACCCGGACCCCAAGTTCAAGGGCAAGGACACGCTGGAGGTGGTGCTCACGGAGCTGCACGCCGGCAGCAAGTTCGGCAACGGCGCCTACAAGGTCTCCGGCGGTCTGCACGGCGTGGGCGTCACGTGCGTGAACTTCCTGTCCGAGTGGTTCAAGGTCCGCGTGCAGCGCGCGGGCAAGGTGTACGAGCACACCTACGGTCGCGGGGTGCCCCAGCACCCCGTGCAGTGCGTGGGCGAGACGGACAAGCGCGGCACGATGATCGCGTTCAAGCCGGACCCCACCGTCATGGAGATGGTGGACTTCAACTTCGACACGCTCAGCCAGCGCATGCGCGAGCTCGCGTTCCTCAACGCCGGACTGCGCATCATCATCCGCGACATGCGCATCGGCAAGGAGCACGACTTCAAGTTCGAGGGCGGCATCGTCTCCTTCGTCGAGTACATCAACAAGGCCAAGGAGATGCTGCACGACAAGCCCATCCACTTCAGCACCGAGCGCGAGGGCCTGGCGCTCGAGATCGCCATGCAGTGGAACGACGGCTACGACGAGCGCATCTTCACCTTCGCCAACAACATCAACACCCACGAGGGTGGCAGCCACCTGTCCGGCTTCAAGTCGGCCCTCACGCGCACGCTCAACAGCTACGCGGAGAAGAGCGGGGTGTGGAAGGACCTCAAGGAGACGCCCACGGGCGAGGACGCGCGCGAGGGGCTGTCCGCCGTCATCTCCGTGAAGCTGTCCAACCCCCAGTTCGAGGGTCAGACGAAGACGAAGCTGGGCAACAGCGAGGTCAAGGGTCTGGTCGAGCAGATGGTGAACGATCAGCTCGCCACCTTCCTCGAGGAAAACCCCCTCGTCGCCAAGAAGATCGTGATGAAGATTGGCGACGCCACGCGCGCGCGCATCGCGGCGCGCAAGGCGCGCGAGACGGTGCGGCGCAAGGGCATCCTCGATGGCGGCTCGCTGCCGGGCAAGCTCGCCGACTGCCAGAGCCGCAACCCCGAGGAGAGCGAGCTGTACATCGTCGAGGGTGACTCCGCAGGCGGCTCGGCCAAGCAGGGGCGGGACCGGCGCAACCAGGCCATCCTCCCGCTGCGCGGAAAAATCCTGAACGTGGAGAAGGCGCGCTTCGAGAAGATGCTCACCAGCGCGGAGATCGTCACGCTCATCACCGCGCTGGGCACGGGCATCGGGCGCGAGGACTACGACCCCACCAAGGCGCGCTACCACCGCATCATCCTGATGACGGACGCCGACGTGGACGGCAGCCACATCCGCACGCTGCTGCTCACGTTCTTCTACCGGCAGATGCCGGAGCTCATCCAGAACGGCTACCTCTACATCGCCCAGCCGCCGCTCTACAAAGTCACGCGCAACAAGAAGGACATGTACGTGAAGGACCAGCGCGGGCTCGACGAGTACCTCCTGCGCATCGCCTCGGATCACTCGCGGGTGGTGACGGCCGGGGCGGAGCTGGGGGGCCAGGAACTGCGCGTGCTGCTCGAGAAGGTGCTCGCCTACGAGGAGCGGCTGGAGAAGCTGGCCAGCCGCCGCGACGCGCGCGTGGTGGACGCCCTGGTGCAGGGCTGCGCGCTCAACGTGGGCACGCTCTCGGACGAGGCGGCGCTGGGCGAGCAGGTGGAGCGCATGCGCGCCTACCTCAAGCTGCGCATGCCGGACGCGCTGGGCCGGATGGAGACCTCGCTGGTGGAGGATCCCGAGACCCAGACGAAGAAGCTGCTGGTGCGCACGGACGTCAACGGCGGCCTGCGCCAGTCGGTGTTCGACCATGCCTTCCTGTCCTCGCCCGAGTACCAGGAGCTGGTGGGCCTGCGGGACGCCTTCTCCGCCCTGGGCCCCGCGCCCTACCGGGTGAAGGTGGGCGATGAGGAGGTGCGGGCCCTCACGGTGCAGGAGGTGCTGGCCGTGGTGCGCAAGGACGCGCAGAAGGGCCTGGCCATGCAGCGCTACAAGGGTCTGGGCGAGATGAACCCGGAGCAGCTCTGGGACACGACCATGAATCCCACCACCCGCACGCTCTTGCAGGTGCGCGTGGAGGACGCGGTGGAGAGCGACGAGATCTTCTCCCTGCTCATGGGCGAGGCCGTCGAGCCGCGCCGCGAGTTCATCGAGCGCAACGCCCTGGACGTGCAGAACCTGGACATCTGA
- a CDS encoding protein kinase domain-containing protein yields the protein MAKLAAGGMAITYRARMRGAAGVTKPVVIKQILPHFADEPAFVEMFISEARVAAALTHGNIAQVFDFGEIGGQYFLAMEFVHGQPLSKLLRRAQRMGLPGLPVPLALYIASQICDGLDYAHRHRGEDGEPLGLVHRDVSPDNVLISYEGQVKVIDFGIAKATSFVEARTSPGTLKGKYPYFSTEQARGEQDLDARSDTFAVGVVLYEMLCGRRPYEGEFAAVLPRLLAGDYPAPSALNPSITPELEAVLGTAMALDRDERYPTAQAFSEALREQLYSSWPRFSPHLVAQLLGHLFAEDLAVEGHRVEVTPAFLAQFSEWKSSGGMPGLGPSPVPGSEGGRAGSGSGSRGGTPRTPGGGVRPRSNTQGGMRAVSPSSPGRRSVSSTGVPRVSSNSRPEVPRPHDTPVETPALPAPSELRESLRQTETRVAEVEADKRNQWLVLLSVPLVALGVLGIVVHRVSASRSGAADTAHVSTQWIRSEPSGATVKLDGRELPDLTPLMVADLALKRTYTLEFSKPGYQTATRRIIPRSTTGAEPELSVRLVPASGALAAAPPAAAPPEAAPPTPEPEPLTELAPLTRPALAPTLHAVDYPARMFVLRPQYNAFPLSQYATASIELNPTLSYTVSTDGGVALARGTGGTSDALAYYLEGDQVTADESFGVLGAGKRTFKGIRRMHVFAVDDDLSDNSGAVRVKFQQGQWLAPRVLTFTAAENALVLKPEHQFVLRGLNPEAVYLLTVRDDAAQLGEGANGRIHHALCMEGSQQSARRTPRLLESGKRIQLSGVDTLRCTFPDTRLEDNQGAFEVDIVDVTEMSKQERAAALRGETR from the coding sequence GTGGCGAAGCTCGCCGCGGGTGGAATGGCGATCACCTACCGCGCGCGCATGCGCGGGGCCGCGGGGGTGACCAAGCCGGTGGTCATCAAGCAGATCCTCCCCCACTTCGCCGATGAGCCCGCCTTCGTGGAGATGTTCATCAGCGAGGCGCGCGTGGCCGCGGCGCTCACCCACGGCAACATCGCCCAGGTCTTCGACTTCGGGGAGATCGGCGGCCAGTACTTCCTGGCCATGGAGTTCGTGCACGGCCAGCCCCTGTCCAAGCTCTTGCGCCGCGCGCAGCGCATGGGCCTGCCGGGGCTGCCCGTGCCGCTCGCGCTCTACATCGCCTCGCAGATCTGCGACGGGCTGGACTACGCCCACCGCCACCGGGGCGAGGACGGCGAGCCCCTGGGCCTCGTGCACCGGGACGTGTCCCCGGACAACGTGCTCATCTCCTACGAGGGCCAGGTCAAGGTCATCGACTTCGGCATCGCCAAGGCGACGAGCTTCGTGGAGGCGCGCACCTCGCCCGGCACGCTCAAGGGCAAGTACCCGTACTTCTCCACCGAGCAGGCCCGGGGCGAGCAGGACCTGGACGCGCGCTCGGACACGTTCGCCGTGGGCGTGGTGCTCTACGAGATGCTGTGCGGCCGCCGCCCCTACGAGGGCGAGTTCGCCGCGGTGCTGCCCCGGCTGCTCGCGGGGGACTACCCCGCGCCCTCCGCGCTCAACCCCAGCATCACCCCGGAGCTGGAGGCGGTGCTCGGCACCGCCATGGCGCTCGATCGCGACGAGCGCTACCCCACCGCCCAGGCCTTCTCCGAGGCCCTGCGCGAGCAGCTCTACTCCTCGTGGCCGCGCTTCTCGCCCCACCTGGTGGCGCAGCTGCTCGGCCACCTCTTCGCCGAGGACCTGGCCGTCGAGGGGCATCGGGTGGAGGTCACGCCCGCCTTCCTGGCGCAGTTCTCCGAGTGGAAGAGCTCGGGGGGCATGCCGGGCCTCGGCCCCAGCCCGGTCCCGGGCAGCGAGGGCGGTCGCGCCGGCAGCGGCTCGGGCAGCCGGGGCGGGACGCCGCGCACGCCGGGCGGCGGGGTGCGGCCGCGCAGCAACACCCAGGGCGGCATGCGCGCCGTGTCCCCGTCCTCCCCCGGCCGCCGCTCCGTCTCGAGCACGGGCGTGCCGCGCGTGTCCTCCAACAGCCGGCCCGAGGTGCCTCGGCCCCACGACACGCCCGTGGAGACGCCCGCCCTGCCCGCGCCCTCCGAGCTGCGCGAGTCCCTGCGGCAGACCGAGACGCGCGTCGCCGAGGTGGAGGCCGACAAGCGCAACCAGTGGCTGGTGCTCCTGAGCGTTCCGCTCGTCGCCCTGGGGGTGCTCGGCATCGTCGTGCACCGGGTCTCGGCCTCCCGCTCGGGCGCCGCCGACACCGCGCACGTGAGCACCCAGTGGATCCGCTCCGAGCCGAGCGGCGCCACGGTGAAGCTCGATGGCCGGGAGTTGCCGGACCTCACGCCGCTGATGGTGGCGGACCTGGCCCTCAAGCGGACCTATACCCTGGAGTTCTCCAAGCCCGGCTACCAGACGGCCACCCGGCGCATCATCCCCCGCTCCACCACGGGCGCCGAGCCCGAGCTGAGCGTGCGGCTCGTGCCCGCCTCCGGTGCCCTGGCCGCCGCCCCGCCCGCGGCCGCGCCGCCCGAGGCCGCGCCGCCCACGCCGGAGCCCGAGCCGCTGACGGAGCTCGCGCCCCTGACGCGCCCGGCGCTCGCCCCCACCCTGCACGCGGTGGACTACCCCGCGCGCATGTTCGTGCTGCGCCCCCAGTACAACGCGTTCCCCTTGAGCCAGTACGCCACGGCCTCCATCGAGCTCAACCCCACCCTGAGCTACACCGTCTCCACGGACGGCGGGGTCGCCCTCGCCCGGGGAACGGGCGGAACCTCGGACGCCCTGGCCTATTACCTCGAGGGGGACCAGGTGACGGCGGACGAGTCCTTCGGAGTGCTCGGCGCGGGCAAGCGCACCTTCAAGGGCATCCGCCGCATGCACGTGTTCGCCGTGGATGACGACCTGTCGGACAACAGCGGCGCCGTGCGGGTGAAGTTCCAGCAGGGCCAGTGGCTGGCCCCCCGGGTGTTGACCTTCACCGCCGCCGAGAACGCGCTCGTGCTCAAGCCCGAGCACCAGTTCGTGCTCCGGGGCCTCAACCCCGAGGCCGTCTACCTGCTCACCGTGCGAGACGACGCCGCACAGCTCGGCGAGGGGGCCAACGGGCGCATCCACCATGCGCTCTGCATGGAGGGCAGCCAGCAGTCCGCCCGGCGCACGCCCCGCCTCCTCGAGTCCGGCAAGCGCATCCAGCTGTCCGGCGTGGACACCCTGCGGTGTACCTTCCCCGACACCCGCCTGGAGGACAACCAGGGGGCCTTCGAGGTGGACATCGTCGACGTGACCGAGATGTCCAAGCAGGAACGCGCCGCCGCGCTGCGTGGCGAGACGCGTTGA
- a CDS encoding ion transporter: protein MSLPPSEQGPPTGRRARLHEIIFESDTAAGRAFDVALLWAIVLSVVAVMLESVADIRQRHGPLLHVLEWCFTGLFTLEYLLRLVSVRRPWHYALSFFGLVDFVAILPSVLGLLLPGTQSLLVVRVLRLLRIFRVLKLASFLGQANVLLTALRASQQKIVVFLGAVLSTVVIMGSVMYQVEGEANGFDSIPRGMYWAIVTMTTVGYGDLTPHTVAGQLIASVLMVMGYGIIAVPTGIVSVELAQATRQAIDPRACPGCGLQGHDLDAAHCKHCGDRL from the coding sequence GTGTCACTGCCTCCTTCCGAGCAGGGTCCGCCCACGGGACGCCGGGCGCGCCTGCATGAAATCATCTTCGAATCTGATACGGCCGCGGGCCGGGCCTTCGACGTGGCGCTGCTCTGGGCCATCGTGCTCAGCGTCGTCGCGGTGATGCTCGAGAGCGTGGCGGACATCCGGCAGCGCCACGGCCCGCTCCTGCACGTGCTGGAGTGGTGCTTCACCGGCCTGTTCACGCTGGAGTACCTCCTGCGGCTGGTGTCGGTGCGGCGGCCGTGGCACTACGCCCTGAGCTTCTTCGGACTGGTGGACTTCGTCGCCATCCTGCCCTCGGTCCTGGGCCTGCTCCTGCCGGGCACGCAGTCCCTGTTGGTGGTGCGGGTGCTGCGGCTGCTGCGCATCTTCCGCGTGCTCAAGCTGGCCAGCTTCCTCGGCCAGGCGAACGTGCTGCTCACGGCCCTGCGCGCCAGCCAGCAGAAGATCGTCGTCTTCCTGGGCGCGGTCCTCAGCACCGTCGTCATCATGGGCTCGGTGATGTACCAGGTGGAGGGCGAGGCCAACGGCTTCGACAGCATCCCCCGGGGCATGTACTGGGCCATCGTGACGATGACCACCGTGGGCTATGGCGACCTGACCCCCCACACGGTCGCCGGGCAGCTCATCGCCTCGGTGCTGATGGTGATGGGCTACGGCATCATCGCCGTGCCCACGGGCATCGTGTCCGTGGAGCTCGCCCAGGCGACCCGCCAGGCCATCGACCCGCGTGCCTGCCCGGGCTGTGGCCTCCAGGGCCACGACCTGGACGCCGCCCACTGCAAGCACTGCGGCGACCGCCTGTAG
- a CDS encoding metallophosphoesterase family protein — protein sequence MRAWAWGVVGLVALGGCMRPAEERAVKDLEVGRGEAGGVAFTVEGGLAVVRQAQGGALTLWGSAPAFHVRAVSAEDALTVWTVQVRNVMPDAALSATDAGGAPLLVESLSPPGDLSTVKTWRVTLPAGGAARFTVAPPGWDTAAPFRFVALADVQEALPRVGDIYRRINADPTLRFIFFSGDLTQTGTVEQLEEFESRLLESRIPLFATLGNHEIITPDPRYQDYYGRGNLHFTFQGAHFTMLDSGNGSLDPLAVEALDGWLAEGKDSVHILGTHIPLVDPIGVRNGSFNSRNEAAALLGKLARGGVDLTIYGHLHSYYAYGNGGIPAFISGGGGAIPEQLDGIGRHYLAVEVDPAQGVKNVDLVRVD from the coding sequence ATGAGGGCCTGGGCATGGGGAGTGGTGGGGCTCGTGGCGCTGGGCGGCTGCATGCGTCCGGCCGAGGAGCGCGCCGTCAAGGACCTGGAGGTGGGCCGGGGCGAGGCCGGGGGCGTGGCCTTCACCGTGGAGGGCGGGCTGGCCGTGGTGCGCCAGGCCCAGGGCGGCGCGCTCACCCTGTGGGGCTCGGCGCCCGCGTTCCACGTGCGCGCGGTGTCCGCCGAGGACGCCCTCACCGTGTGGACGGTGCAGGTGCGCAACGTCATGCCCGACGCGGCGCTCTCGGCCACCGACGCGGGCGGCGCGCCGCTGCTCGTGGAGTCCCTGTCCCCACCGGGTGACCTGTCCACGGTGAAGACCTGGCGGGTGACGCTGCCCGCCGGGGGCGCGGCGCGCTTCACCGTGGCGCCGCCGGGCTGGGACACGGCCGCGCCGTTCCGCTTCGTGGCGCTCGCGGACGTGCAGGAGGCCTTGCCGCGCGTGGGGGACATCTACCGGCGCATCAACGCGGACCCCACGCTGCGCTTCATCTTCTTCTCCGGGGACCTCACCCAGACGGGCACCGTGGAGCAGCTCGAGGAGTTCGAGTCCCGCCTGCTCGAGTCGCGCATCCCCCTGTTCGCCACGCTCGGCAACCACGAGATCATCACCCCGGACCCGCGCTACCAGGACTACTACGGCCGGGGAAACCTGCACTTCACCTTCCAAGGCGCCCACTTCACGATGCTCGACTCGGGCAACGGCTCGTTGGACCCGCTCGCCGTGGAGGCCCTGGACGGCTGGCTCGCCGAGGGCAAGGACAGCGTGCACATCCTCGGCACGCACATCCCCCTGGTGGACCCCATCGGCGTGCGCAACGGCTCCTTCAACAGCCGCAACGAGGCGGCGGCGCTCCTGGGCAAGCTCGCCCGCGGCGGGGTGGACCTCACGATCTACGGCCACCTGCACTCGTATTACGCCTACGGCAACGGAGGCATCCCCGCCTTCATCTCTGGCGGCGGCGGCGCCATCCCCGAGCAACTGGACGGCATCGGCCGGCACTACCTCGCGGTGGAGGTGGACCCCGCCCAGGGCGTGAAGAACGTGGACCTGGTGCGCGTGGACTGA
- a CDS encoding AHH domain-containing protein — protein MRVEVAVLLLLMTSGCAARRVVWLDTGQGPPRTYTPVASTPVRVEQDAFESAVVELVLGLRWDVGLASPGRDDRLSLLAGGVVDGVRSPSVRAFSPRMCARRLTPEDCLGRLSSEGARMPMGRQGLALAFAFDTVWTGVGAAVGELADPEALRALVVSLVGTALVMLVAPEPITKLIAIGLTASLIAYLGTGPVWNLGQGFLRLREDARTARSVGALEDAGHRVGQVLGENGARVVVLVALTALGGKSALAAQGPRLPGFAQAAARARTEAGLELSGALAGEVRALALPAAGVLNVVLAPTAVAAVAMGPGSAIQGDPEGTVHHICTDKNEVSEASGGPWTPIFEEYFEQAGLSLGDSANMVRIKGHRGPHPAEYHQEVLRRIDGATRGCRGVAQCRSELLKELAKIARELTTAGTRLRALITRNPDA, from the coding sequence ATGCGCGTTGAAGTGGCCGTGCTCCTGCTGCTGATGACGTCCGGCTGCGCGGCCCGGCGGGTGGTGTGGCTGGACACGGGCCAGGGCCCGCCCCGCACCTACACCCCGGTGGCGTCCACACCGGTCCGGGTGGAGCAAGACGCGTTCGAGTCCGCGGTCGTCGAGCTCGTGCTCGGTCTGCGGTGGGACGTCGGCCTCGCGAGTCCCGGGCGGGACGATCGTCTGTCCCTGCTGGCGGGAGGAGTCGTTGACGGCGTACGGAGCCCGTCCGTGCGCGCCTTCTCTCCGCGCATGTGCGCGCGACGGCTCACGCCGGAAGACTGCCTGGGCCGGTTGTCGAGCGAGGGGGCGCGCATGCCCATGGGCCGACAGGGGCTGGCACTCGCCTTCGCCTTCGACACGGTGTGGACGGGCGTCGGCGCGGCGGTGGGGGAGTTGGCGGACCCGGAGGCGCTGCGAGCCCTGGTGGTGTCCCTGGTGGGCACCGCGCTCGTCATGCTGGTGGCGCCCGAGCCCATCACCAAGCTCATCGCGATTGGCCTGACGGCCTCGCTCATCGCGTACCTGGGGACGGGACCGGTGTGGAACCTGGGCCAGGGCTTCCTGCGACTGCGGGAGGACGCACGGACGGCCCGAAGCGTGGGCGCGCTGGAGGATGCCGGGCACCGCGTTGGACAGGTGCTTGGTGAGAATGGCGCGCGGGTGGTGGTGCTCGTGGCGTTGACGGCGCTCGGGGGCAAGAGCGCCCTGGCGGCCCAGGGGCCACGGCTACCGGGCTTCGCCCAGGCCGCCGCGCGAGCGCGGACCGAGGCGGGTCTGGAGTTGTCAGGAGCGCTGGCGGGAGAGGTGCGCGCGCTCGCCCTGCCCGCGGCGGGGGTGTTGAACGTGGTGCTCGCTCCCACGGCCGTCGCGGCGGTGGCGATGGGCCCGGGCAGCGCCATTCAAGGAGACCCCGAGGGGACCGTCCACCACATCTGTACGGACAAGAACGAGGTGTCGGAGGCCTCGGGGGGCCCGTGGACGCCCATCTTCGAGGAGTACTTCGAACAGGCGGGACTGAGCCTGGGTGACAGCGCGAACATGGTGCGCATCAAAGGGCACAGGGGACCGCATCCAGCCGAATACCATCAAGAAGTGCTCCGGCGTATCGATGGAGCCACACGCGGATGTCGAGGCGTTGCGCAATGTCGGTCTGAATTGCTGAAGGAATTGGCGAAGATCGCGCGAGAACTCACGACCGCGGGCACCCGATTGCGAGCGCTCATCACGAGAAACCCCGATGCATGA
- a CDS encoding imm11 family protein, with product MEKRFFDLSLDVYVPGRWYFKTPARADGQPVEDPWVFTNGQGIESPGKLLIPLSRPGNPLDFTTAGVGLTPIVSERVARVFRDMAPEDVQLFPVDVEGQSTPYFLLNVARAVRCIDDAACEEVRRWTAEDGRPDRVGEYRVVAGLRIDPSTVGDARVFRPWGWSAPILVEASVKDALERTGIVGGRFDAV from the coding sequence ATGGAAAAGCGCTTTTTTGATTTGAGTCTCGACGTCTATGTTCCGGGCCGCTGGTATTTCAAGACACCTGCCCGAGCCGATGGTCAGCCCGTGGAGGACCCCTGGGTCTTCACGAACGGGCAAGGAATAGAGTCCCCTGGGAAACTGCTCATTCCGTTGTCTCGTCCTGGCAACCCATTGGACTTCACGACGGCGGGCGTTGGACTGACACCCATCGTGAGCGAGCGCGTGGCGCGGGTGTTCCGCGACATGGCCCCCGAGGACGTCCAACTCTTCCCCGTGGACGTCGAGGGTCAGAGCACACCCTACTTCCTGTTGAACGTGGCGCGGGCGGTGCGCTGCATCGACGACGCGGCCTGCGAGGAGGTGCGTCGCTGGACCGCCGAGGATGGTCGTCCCGACAGGGTGGGTGAGTACCGCGTGGTGGCGGGCCTTCGCATCGACCCGTCGACGGTGGGGGATGCGCGGGTGTTCCGGCCGTGGGGTTGGAGTGCGCCCATCCTCGTGGAGGCGTCCGTCAAGGACGCGCTGGAGCGCACGGGCATCGTGGGAGGCCGTTTCGACGCGGTCTGA
- a CDS encoding GNAT family N-acetyltransferase, which produces MSTVFPIEEVRAEALDADLSALADVLHANVLEGASVGFVLPFTREEARDFWHRLRPVFQTGARRLFVARGEGRVVGTVQLLLDMPPNGRHRAEIAKMLVHPEARRRGLARALMLRAEEEARRAGRSLLVLDTVPGNASEALYRSLGFQSTGVVPGYARSIHGVLEPSLFMHKSLSDP; this is translated from the coding sequence ATGAGCACGGTGTTCCCCATCGAGGAAGTGCGCGCGGAGGCCTTGGACGCGGACCTGTCGGCGCTGGCCGACGTCCTCCACGCGAACGTCCTGGAGGGCGCCAGTGTGGGATTCGTCCTGCCCTTCACGCGGGAGGAGGCGCGTGACTTCTGGCACCGGCTGCGGCCCGTGTTCCAGACGGGCGCCCGACGCCTGTTCGTCGCGCGCGGAGAGGGCCGGGTGGTCGGCACCGTGCAGTTGCTGCTCGACATGCCACCGAATGGCCGACATCGCGCGGAGATCGCGAAGATGCTCGTGCATCCGGAGGCGCGACGGCGGGGCCTCGCGCGGGCCCTGATGCTGCGCGCGGAGGAGGAGGCCCGCCGCGCGGGCAGAAGCCTGCTGGTGCTCGACACCGTGCCGGGCAACGCGTCGGAGGCGCTCTACCGCTCGCTGGGATTCCAGAGCACGGGCGTGGTGCCGGGATATGCCCGCTCCATCCACGGCGTGCTGGAGCCCTCCCTGTTCATGCACAAGTCCCTGAGTGACCCGTGA